The DNA window taaattagttcttatatgttagattaaagaataaataaattttttaagtgaaaatatttatccatttgtattgttaaaaactaacaTGATTGATGAAATAATCAGATAGTAACATGTGATGTAACATATATACCTCATGTTAATATACAGaaactaatttttaaaagtaaaattggataaaaattttaacaaaatgattaatttacctttttatctAATGTACAaggattaatttacttattttttaaatagtgaaaataaaatacaatttaaatccTAATACATGTGCTGCATGTACTTTCCAATTTTGTTACCATACATCATCAGCAGTGTGCCCATATTCAGCTTCTAGTAGTGTTAATCTATATCAACAAACTTTCCAATTCGATCACAATCAAAGTTATACAGCAAAGTTAATAAGTACAGATGTTCTGCAAACTTGCATAATTTGTTTGTTTCACAACGAATTCAGATGTATGATCTTCTTTCTATATACAACagggaaagaaaaacaaataaaaaagattatGACTTTTACATATTATGACATTGTAATTGTTTTTCCTGCATATAGAATTGCATTGTTTACTACTATGTGAGTTGCCAAGACTTACACATTTTCCGAGGCGGTTTCTTCGAGAGACTTGACAAGTGGCTCCTTGCCCTCTCGTTCAAGTTTAGAACGAAAGGTTGCTTTCTTAGCAGGATACAACAAATAATGTTGACACATGAAAATAATGTCGAAGAATATGGATACCTGAAAAAGAGTTACACCACAGTTAATCATGACAAAGAACATACAAGAATTACATAATCTGATTTAAAATGCAGtgacattgacaaaaatttgaaGCAATAAATCCAATTTGCAAGCTGAGTTCAACTTTTTCCTTCTTGCTTGCTGTATTCCGCTCGGGTCATTACATGCAAGACTTCCGTATGCATTTTTCAAGGAATACTTGTTAAAACCGGGGAGAATTTACGCTAAGGAAAATGGCAGATCCTCTTTATCACATATAAACCGGCAAAAGATCACCGAGCACCAAGACAGTAGCATTGGTGGAGTAAATAATGAAAGCAAATAAGGTGGGAGAATATCACATACCAAAGAAAGCAATGTCTTCCCTATATTTCCATAAAAGTTCACCCAAGAATCTGAAAAAGAAATTAATCTcacaattaataatattataatatgaaGCATAATGTTGGACCGTGAGATTGATCGGTGAAGAAGAACCATACTTTGATCTATAGACTGTACAGCCATCTGTGCGTAATTTGCCAATCCTCCAACAAAATCAAGCAAAATGTTTCCGATGCTGAACCCATCTGTACTCTTTCGTGCAAAGTTCATGACTGCCTGAAATTCAGTAATATAAAACTTTGTAAGCATAAAAATCAAGCAACTTCCTATGTTACGAGTGCAGCGAAGGACACTATGCAACCATGTTGGTTTTTAGAAGAGACTAGTTAAATAATGGGCACCGACATCGTGCCCTCATGTGATTCAAGGAAACCAAGaagcttttctttttcaaaatcattcttattctttctttctttcctcatTTTCCTCCATAAGATCTGAAATTTAACTGCTAGAGGAAAAGTACTACCTTTTGTGCTAATAGACGTTTTCCATAATTGAGCCAATGATGCATCATCAATCAGCTTCATCAACACGAAAATCTAATAAATGATTCGAAACATATCAAACAAGATGATATCTAACCTGGGGAATATACTTGACCACCGTCATGAAAACTTGTATCGAGCtgcaaaaaaatttaaacagTAGTTTACATTGGAGCTACCATGTCGTTTACTTTCGGTTTCTCACATGCATAAAAAGGGTTAAAAACGAACTTACTTAAAGATGGAGATTAACCAAAGCCATGATTGGCTAGGCAATGCTATGAAGAAACAAATGGCGGCGATTAACCACACAGCAATGACAATTCCCACAGAAATCTTAGAAACCTTTTGCGTCCCACGCTGCATAAAACCGAACCAATGAAACATTGGTATTCAACTTACAAAGTCTAGGATAAGTACTCACCCAAGCAACAAAGAAACTGGTGAAACTTACATCAAAAATCACAATTTGAAACAAAGTAATAGCCGTCAACAAAACAGCATGTATTGAGAACGCGACATCATTAGCAGCTACTGGGATCATCTGCCAATCAATAAACCAAAAGAGAAatgaatagatatatgaaatCCATATAAATTTCagtgaaaatatttcataaatccCCATTAACAAGAGGCATTAATTCATGATAAGTTATTGGGTTTTGGTGATACTAAGCTAAAATCCCAAACTTATACAAACGAACTACCAGAAATGAAGtttgttttcaattgttttaCTAGTTTGCTCTACAAATACAACTAAATCACcaaataaaacataacaaaataagGGGGGGGAGGAGGAAAAAGGAATAATTGGAAAGAAACCTCTCCAGAGCCATATTTCTCAAAGTATTGCCTCTGAATAACAGGGCTGAAGTAAAGGCAAACGTTGTAGATCATATAAGAGGAGTGTTTTGTCAAATTCAGCAGCACGAAATCAAAGTTCAACCCAACAACGCTGTGATTTGGAACAAACAAAAGCAAAAACTTGGAGGATCAGGGAAAAGAATTTGAACCTATaaatttgggatttcaaggaATTATAATGAGTACCTTTTTCTTCGAAAATTTAAGATGACTTGAGGGTAGAAACTAATGGACCACGAAAAAAAGGCTAGCCAACCAAAAGTGTCGTACGTGATTTCCAGTGGAATTGAATTCCAAGAAgccattttttttttctgattttcccGGTTGGATTGGAGAAAATCAGAGATGGAAATTTTAAAAACCCAAAGGAGTTATGTTTTTTCTGTATCGGGTCCTTCTTTTGGGATATATTCGTTCTTTGCGTTCTCCACCTCTATAATCGAAGTGTTcgattctattttcttttttttttttgaaacactgATTCTATTTTCtataatctaaaaataaatattttgttaataattttgaaatattatgcattgaaaatatatattattttatacattagAGGCCATTTTTTTCTGTCAACAGGTCGAAAAATatccatatttattttattttttgaaatagaatttaaagatttatttttaaTCTGGTTGTAAAACTCCATGAAATCaaataattgtgattttaaaaaataaataaaaatttattaactaaaatttaaatgtaaCTTCTGTTTCGGTAGGACGTGTATTTTTATTACTATGAAATTCATAAATGAAGTAATTAATCATAGGGTTATCATTATTAGgagtgttcattcggttaaccaaccagttaaccgacccgaaataacattaaccaaattaaccgtcctttcaaaatttttaaccgttaaccgaactgaaattttgtcaaaaaaattaaccaaaccaaaattttttcggttaattcggtcggttaaccgaattaaccaaaaattatatattttttatttttggttaaaaattaactaaattgaccgaattgaatcactacataattaaattattttta is part of the Gossypium hirsutum isolate 1008001.06 chromosome D11, Gossypium_hirsutum_v2.1, whole genome shotgun sequence genome and encodes:
- the LOC107911768 gene encoding cystinosin homolog, whose product is MASWNSIPLEITYDTFGWLAFFSWSISFYPQVILNFRRKSVVGLNFDFVLLNLTKHSSYMIYNVCLYFSPVIQRQYFEKYGSGEMIPVAANDVAFSIHAVLLTAITLFQIVIFDRGTQKVSKISVGIVIAVWLIAAICFFIALPSQSWLWLISIFNSIQVFMTVVKYIPQAVMNFARKSTDGFSIGNILLDFVGGLANYAQMAVQSIDQNSWVNFYGNIGKTLLSLVSIFFDIIFMCQHYLLYPAKKATFRSKLEREGKEPLVKSLEETASENV